A window of Planctomycetia bacterium genomic DNA:
AGTGCTGCAACAGCAACTCAGCAGAAGGCCGACACGAATGGGTGTGAGGGAGCAGAAGAGTTGCATTGATTGCAAAGTCCATATCCGCGGACTGGTCAGCAACCAGGGGGAGGTGGTACCACGTGGGTTCCTGCAAGCAGCAGTGTTTCCGCACGGGCTTGTGTTTAGTTCAAGAGAAAGTGGCAGGCGCGAGTTGGCAGAGTGGATCACGAACCAGCAGAACCCGCTCACTGCTCGTGTGATCGTCAACCGCACCTGGCTGTGGCTATTTGGGCATGGGCTGTGCCCCACCCCAGACAATTTCGGCACCACAGGCGAGAAGCCTACACATCCCGAACTGCTGGATGCCCTCGCGGTCGAATTCATGAACGATGGCTGGTCAATCAAGCGGCTGATTCGACGCATCGTTCTTTCGAGAACATATCAACTAGGAAAGAGCCGAGAGGCATTAGCCCCCGGAGCAGAGCACCTTTACACTCAACACACCAGGCGAAGACTCGAAGCGGAAGCGTTTCGAGATAGACTACTCGTGTTGAGTGGCACCCTTGATCTGAATCCACCCAGATATGATGCACTCGCCTCACTCAATTCCGACTACGCCTACCAGCATCAATGGAATTGTCGTAGCGTCTATTTACCAGCTTTCCGCAATAGCCCAGAGGAACTTATCGAAGCTTTCGACCGGGCTGATCCGAGTACTGTTGTCGGTCAGCGAAACGTCAGCACCGTGGCTCCGCAGGCGCTCTACCTGATGAACCATCCGCAGGTACATCGGCTAACCAAGATAGCAGCAGAACGCTTGCTTACGGAAGTGTCCAGCGATGACGCAAAACTGATTGAGCATGCCTATCGGATGACTCTTGGTCGAGAGCCAACGGCAAAGGAAACGGTACTTCTGAAGCAGACAATCGACCTGCGAGGCAACTCCGTTGAAACATGGGCGAAGATTATCCATGCTCTCGTCTGTTCTCTCGAATTCCGGTATGTGGAGTAGTCATGTTCTTCAGCAGACGACAGGCACTCAAGACAGCTGGTTGCGGGTTTGGCTACCTTGCTCTCGCGGGGTTAGCCCAGGCTTCGAACTCTCACGTAAACCCTCTCACCCCCAACCCCTCTTCCCGGAGGGGAGACCCACTCGCACCAAAGACTCCGCACCATGCACCCAAAGCGAAGCGGATCATCTTTCTCTTCATGCAGGGTGGGCCGAGTCAGGTCGATTCGTTTGACTACAAGCCTGCCCTGGCCCAGTGTGATGGGCAGCAGATGCCATTCGATGATGCCCGCACGATTGCCAACACGGGGCAGAGGCAATCGTCGCAGCGCATCATGAAGAACATGTGGAAGTTCAGCCAGCATGGAAAGAGTGGCCGCTGGGCTTCGTCGCTCTTCCCGCAGGTGGCCCAGCATGTTGATGATCTCTGCTTCGTTCACAGCATGCACACCGAAGGGGTTGCCCACGGGCCAGCGACACTCTTCCTGCATACGGGCTCTACGAACATGGTCCGCCCATCCATGGGCTCGTGGATTACTTACGGCCTGGGGACGGAGAACACCAATCTGCCTGGTTTTGTGACCATTGCCCCTTCGCCAGGCAACGGCGGCGCTCGCAACTATGGCCATGCCTTCCTGCCTTCGGTCTACCAGGGGACAGCACTGGGCACTGCTGGTGGGCCGACCGAGAAGATGAGCATTCGGCATCTGAAGAACAGCAAGTATAGTGTGGGCGAACAAGAACAGTTCATGGAGCTCTTGAACAAGATCAACGTGGAGCAGTTGGCTAAGAGCCCGGGCGACAAGGAACTCGAAGCAGTGGCTCAGTCGTATGAGCTCGCGTGGCGGACTCAGCAGCAGGCACCCGATGTGCTGGATCTCGCGAAGGAGAAGCCTGAAACGCTTGCGATGTATGGCATCGGGCAAAAGGAGACGGACGACTTCGGCAAGCAGTGCCTGATGGCTCGTCGGCTGTGTGAAGCAGGCGTGCGGTTTATTCAGATCACGCATGGCGATGCAAGTGCGAACCCGAAGTGGGATCAGCACTCGAACCTGGCCAAGCATGCTGAGCATGCCAAAAGTGTTGATCAGCCGATTGCAGCACTGCTGACTGATCTGAAGCGACGAGGCTTGCTCAAAGACACCCTCATCTGGTGGGGTGGCGAGTTTGGCCGTACGCCTTATGCCGAGAAGAACGGTTCG
This region includes:
- a CDS encoding DUF1501 domain-containing protein, with amino-acid sequence MFFSRRQALKTAGCGFGYLALAGLAQASNSHVNPLTPNPSSRRGDPLAPKTPHHAPKAKRIIFLFMQGGPSQVDSFDYKPALAQCDGQQMPFDDARTIANTGQRQSSQRIMKNMWKFSQHGKSGRWASSLFPQVAQHVDDLCFVHSMHTEGVAHGPATLFLHTGSTNMVRPSMGSWITYGLGTENTNLPGFVTIAPSPGNGGARNYGHAFLPSVYQGTALGTAGGPTEKMSIRHLKNSKYSVGEQEQFMELLNKINVEQLAKSPGDKELEAVAQSYELAWRTQQQAPDVLDLAKEKPETLAMYGIGQKETDDFGKQCLMARRLCEAGVRFIQITHGDASANPKWDQHSNLAKHAEHAKSVDQPIAALLTDLKRRGLLKDTLIWWGGEFGRTPYAEKNGSGRDHNPGGFTVWLAGAGVKPGFAYGATDEFGHHAIQDKVHMHDLHATILHLMGLDHEKLTFQYAGRPFRLTDVDGRVVKEILS